From Pseudomonas vanderleydeniana, the proteins below share one genomic window:
- a CDS encoding prephenate dehydrogenase dimerization domain-containing protein, with product MNNFLILGGSGIVGGFIAGILQTRGHAAVIVDLVPSPLADHRVMDALSLPDKAPYLLEAASAVVFALPEDIAIQVLERYAASSSSIKVIINTCSVQGPFQRNAQALFPEVPCVGINPMFSPTLDCRGRPVVLCERASSKEGDWLEALLHEQAMLVRRLSPEEHDKVMAVCQTLPHAAILAFTMALSRSQCDLETIQALAPPPMRTLLSLSARILLNAPVTYWDIQKHNSAGQLQRDRLADSLGRLDHLCRLDTPERFAEEMATARRQLGRYVEDYGETCELLFTVLNPLGRHD from the coding sequence TTGAATAATTTTCTGATTTTGGGGGGCTCAGGCATTGTGGGCGGCTTCATTGCCGGTATTCTGCAAACACGCGGACATGCAGCGGTGATCGTGGACCTTGTACCATCGCCCCTTGCCGACCACCGGGTAATGGATGCGCTGAGTTTGCCCGACAAGGCGCCGTACTTGCTCGAGGCCGCCAGCGCAGTCGTTTTCGCCTTACCAGAGGATATTGCGATACAGGTGCTCGAGCGCTACGCCGCTTCTTCATCCTCGATAAAGGTCATCATCAATACCTGTTCGGTACAGGGGCCTTTTCAACGCAACGCCCAGGCATTGTTTCCGGAGGTACCTTGCGTCGGCATCAATCCCATGTTCTCCCCGACGCTGGATTGTCGCGGGCGTCCGGTGGTGTTATGCGAGCGCGCATCCAGCAAGGAAGGAGATTGGCTCGAGGCGCTGTTGCATGAGCAGGCAATGCTGGTCAGGCGTTTGTCGCCAGAGGAGCATGACAAGGTAATGGCTGTTTGCCAGACGCTACCCCACGCCGCGATCCTGGCGTTCACCATGGCGTTGTCGAGGAGCCAGTGTGATCTGGAAACGATACAGGCGTTGGCACCACCGCCAATGAGAACTCTGCTAAGCCTGTCTGCCCGGATCCTGCTGAACGCACCTGTCACATACTGGGATATCCAGAAACATAACAGTGCGGGTCAGTTGCAGCGCGATCGTCTGGCGGACAGTCTGGGCAGGCTGGACCATCTTTGTCGGCTCGATACCCCGGAGCGTTTTGCTGAAGAGATGGCCACGGCGCGCCGGCAACTGGGACGGTATGTCGAGGACTATGGCGAAACCTGTGAACTATTGTTCACCGTTTTAAATCCCTTGGGGAGGCATGACTGA
- a CDS encoding chorismate mutase codes for MNAERNAAAGQRDLQPYRQQLDRINHSLVDLLAERMEVCRTIAQVKFTSGIPMMQPHRVTSTLDQVMALSQSCQLRPEYLGRVFELIIKETCDEELRIMEALGQSRGGE; via the coding sequence ATGAATGCAGAGAGGAATGCTGCGGCTGGGCAGCGGGATCTTCAGCCGTATCGTCAGCAATTGGATCGGATCAACCACTCACTCGTGGACCTGCTGGCTGAGCGCATGGAGGTATGCCGGACGATTGCCCAGGTCAAATTCACAAGTGGAATTCCGATGATGCAACCGCATCGAGTCACCTCCACCCTGGACCAGGTGATGGCGCTATCTCAATCGTGTCAGTTGCGCCCGGAATACCTGGGACGGGTTTTCGAGTTGATCATCAAGGAAACCTGTGATGAGGAACTGCGCATCATGGAAGCACTCGGCCAGTCACGAGGGGGGGAGTGA
- a CDS encoding NAD(P)/FAD-dependent oxidoreductase, producing the protein MVYDVVVVGSGAIGGSIAFELASRGLKVCRVGETSRVNAASRAAGAMNGCFGEITSGLLASEHGRLKLTMDIQAKGMWAQWSERLAQASGNREELLTACGTHVILNSAGMADIDSVNYAAIKKSLCDYQVPYNEVVPERLNWIKANDLVRPMQSLLIPDENALDSHLLLEKLDAALVGCGGDLVTSNARRLITEGRVATGVVLENGQQITGKHVVVAAGVQSLELFDTLDDIKNRIPPMFAGYGVSILARLKPGQTTPSTVIRTPNRAFACGLHCVPRSADLLYIGATNILAEKPRSHALISDVQFLLDCAVDQLNLDLHDAEVVSIQVGNRPIPADGFPLIGQCEYEGLWLATGTYRDGLHQSPLLASWMADQIQGVPNRLDLSRFAPVRQPLQGLARSSTVAETVKQMFATGYEYRWDIKPYWTPLLDKGMTDNYTTLIESLHPYFTPPPELVAFSYLYRSMYERLARYYEAWS; encoded by the coding sequence ATGGTCTACGATGTTGTTGTGGTCGGTAGCGGTGCTATTGGTGGCTCCATTGCATTCGAACTTGCAAGTCGCGGACTTAAAGTTTGCCGGGTAGGTGAAACAAGTCGAGTCAATGCGGCCTCCAGGGCGGCGGGTGCAATGAATGGCTGCTTTGGTGAGATTACCAGCGGTTTGTTGGCCAGTGAGCATGGTCGCTTGAAGCTGACGATGGATATCCAGGCCAAGGGTATGTGGGCACAATGGAGCGAACGTCTGGCACAGGCTTCCGGCAATCGCGAGGAGTTGCTGACGGCATGTGGCACCCATGTGATCCTCAACTCTGCCGGTATGGCGGATATCGACAGTGTCAACTATGCCGCGATCAAAAAGTCTCTGTGTGATTACCAGGTGCCCTATAACGAGGTCGTTCCCGAACGATTGAATTGGATCAAGGCCAACGATCTGGTTCGACCGATGCAGTCGTTGCTGATCCCGGATGAAAATGCGCTTGATTCGCACCTGCTTCTTGAAAAGCTGGACGCTGCTTTGGTGGGATGTGGAGGGGACCTTGTCACGAGCAACGCTCGTCGCCTGATAACCGAAGGTCGAGTTGCCACAGGCGTTGTGCTGGAAAATGGCCAGCAGATTACCGGCAAGCACGTCGTGGTGGCGGCCGGTGTTCAATCGCTGGAACTGTTCGACACGCTGGACGATATAAAAAACCGAATTCCCCCCATGTTTGCCGGTTACGGCGTGTCCATCCTGGCCAGGCTCAAGCCAGGCCAGACGACGCCCTCGACCGTTATCCGTACGCCCAATCGAGCTTTCGCCTGTGGATTGCACTGCGTGCCGCGATCGGCGGACTTGCTGTATATCGGTGCGACCAACATCCTGGCTGAAAAGCCTCGTTCCCATGCACTGATTTCCGATGTGCAGTTTCTGCTCGACTGTGCGGTCGACCAGCTCAACCTGGATCTGCATGACGCCGAAGTCGTCAGCATCCAGGTTGGAAACCGACCCATTCCGGCTGACGGCTTTCCATTGATTGGCCAGTGCGAGTACGAAGGCCTCTGGCTGGCCACCGGTACCTATCGGGATGGTCTGCATCAGTCGCCGTTGCTGGCCTCATGGATGGCGGACCAGATACAGGGTGTACCCAACCGCCTTGACCTATCTCGTTTCGCGCCGGTACGTCAGCCGCTTCAGGGCCTGGCTCGCAGCAGTACGGTCGCCGAGACGGTGAAGCAGATGTTTGCCACGGGTTATGAGTACCGTTGGGACATCAAGCCTTACTGGACACCATTGCTCGATAAGGGCATGACCGATAACTACACGACACTGATCGAGTCGTTGCATCCATATTTCACACCACCTCCCGAACTGGTTGCCTTTTCCTACCTTTACCGATCGATGTACGAACGCCTGGCACGTTACTACGAGGCCTGGTCATGA
- a CDS encoding aminotransferase class I/II-fold pyridoxal phosphate-dependent enzyme encodes MKNMDARLEAATNDNWMTIRQQRTSGALGSASDDGLTSFEVVSREGKEVELSDGSICTEFISCSYLGLERHPKLVMAAQSALERIGIHLSASRSAMSPVYLRQLEQLLSEIYLGADVTVFTSTSNAHLGLLPLLGSGTMEGYPTKRSVMWLIDRTAHASMQVLRGVMSQFGAVKRVDTQDIDALRQTLVQCNREQMTPILLVDGVGSMSGLLPVGDLSDLLQSHAGYLYIDDAHGISITGRHGAGYAFENLGYRLPSNTLIAGSLSKAFGGAGGFIVLKHGYNAKQLRALANPLVFGHTISVPLQAANVAAAQIHLSSEISSLQDALWSNVRSLDNQVSQRMMNASLRAPIRGALFESEQQGVMAAAALRASGLIVFPVFYPIVESGKAMLRCAVSAAHTSGQIDALACQLNQQLGRTTA; translated from the coding sequence ATGAAAAACATGGATGCACGCCTTGAAGCAGCTACCAATGACAACTGGATGACTATCCGCCAGCAGCGTACCAGCGGGGCCCTCGGTAGCGCATCGGATGATGGCCTGACAAGTTTCGAGGTGGTTTCGCGAGAAGGTAAGGAAGTCGAACTATCCGATGGTTCGATCTGCACGGAGTTTATTTCATGCTCCTACCTGGGGCTTGAAAGACATCCCAAGCTGGTCATGGCGGCGCAGTCGGCCCTGGAACGAATCGGCATACATCTTTCAGCGAGTCGCAGTGCCATGAGCCCGGTTTATCTACGACAGTTGGAACAGTTGCTGTCCGAGATCTACCTCGGGGCGGACGTGACGGTATTCACCTCCACCAGCAATGCCCATCTTGGTTTATTGCCGTTGCTGGGAAGCGGCACGATGGAAGGTTATCCGACCAAGCGCTCGGTCATGTGGCTGATCGACCGAACGGCTCATGCGTCTATGCAGGTCTTGCGGGGTGTCATGTCGCAGTTCGGCGCAGTCAAGCGAGTCGATACGCAGGATATCGATGCGCTCAGGCAGACGCTTGTGCAATGCAACAGGGAACAGATGACCCCGATCCTTTTGGTCGATGGTGTCGGCTCAATGTCGGGTTTGCTCCCGGTTGGTGATCTGAGCGACTTGCTGCAGTCCCATGCCGGCTACCTCTATATTGATGATGCACATGGTATTTCGATCACCGGCAGGCATGGTGCTGGTTATGCCTTCGAGAATCTGGGCTACCGCTTGCCATCCAATACGCTTATTGCAGGGTCGCTGAGCAAGGCTTTTGGCGGCGCGGGTGGTTTTATCGTGCTCAAGCACGGTTACAACGCAAAGCAACTGCGAGCGCTGGCCAACCCGCTGGTGTTCGGTCATACCATTTCCGTACCGCTGCAGGCTGCCAACGTTGCCGCAGCGCAGATTCACCTGTCTTCCGAGATATCGTCCCTTCAAGACGCACTGTGGTCGAATGTCCGGAGCCTCGATAATCAGGTCTCCCAACGCATGATGAATGCTTCTCTGCGGGCCCCTATCCGGGGAGCGCTATTCGAGTCCGAGCAGCAGGGCGTCATGGCTGCCGCTGCCTTGCGGGCTTCAGGGTTGATTGTGTTTCCAGTGTTCTATCCGATCGTGGAGAGCGGCAAGGCCATGCTGCGCTGTGCAGTGTCGGCTGCTCATACATCGGGACAGATCGACGCACTGGCCTGTCAGCTCAATCAGCAATTGGGCCGGACAACGGCCTGA
- a CDS encoding acyl-homoserine-lactone synthase — MYRFMCRRFADMDQAALERLGRFRHEVFIGKLRWDVASVHPKPGVEIDKFDAEGTIFIMALDSKGKLVGCTRLLPTTRPYLLGDVFPRLCEKPVPRDAKVWELSRYAAVSSVSGTLGISLFKASMQLAHTQGVRDVVAVTTQSLERYFLRHGVELCRLGGSFTRGKDRLVALCFSTGQFSNFTCGLSLENFFQGSLGKNLAIAL, encoded by the coding sequence ATGTATCGATTTATGTGCAGACGTTTCGCTGATATGGATCAGGCTGCGCTTGAACGGCTAGGTCGATTTCGTCATGAAGTATTCATTGGCAAGTTGCGATGGGATGTGGCGAGCGTACATCCGAAGCCGGGCGTCGAGATTGATAAATTCGATGCAGAGGGAACGATTTTTATCATGGCCTTGGACAGTAAAGGGAAATTAGTTGGCTGTACACGGCTGCTGCCAACAACGCGTCCTTACCTGCTCGGCGATGTTTTCCCAAGACTCTGCGAGAAGCCTGTCCCGCGTGATGCCAAGGTTTGGGAGTTGTCGCGCTATGCCGCCGTTTCTTCGGTATCGGGGACGCTCGGCATCAGCCTGTTCAAGGCGTCTATGCAGCTTGCCCATACGCAGGGCGTACGCGATGTGGTGGCCGTTACCACGCAATCCCTAGAGCGTTATTTTCTGCGTCATGGTGTCGAACTATGCAGGCTGGGCGGTTCCTTTACGAGGGGGAAAGACCGGTTGGTTGCACTGTGTTTCTCTACAGGCCAGTTTTCTAATTTCACTTGTGGGTTGAGTCTGGAGAATTTCTTTCAGGGTTCTCTGGGTAAGAATTTAGCTATTGCTCTTTAG
- a CDS encoding autoinducer binding domain-containing protein, giving the protein MPMRQNSDFMTWWVDVNLRFASCGSADELFRQIENEIYGLGFDCFAYGYRRPVPFNQGEAHLVGTYPEEWLKRYNEKGYGATDLSVIKARSQGLVVWQDHGELLDSRLFCEAREWNLNIGATFVARGRNQTLHMLGISRSDEPIGADEVLLLKLKLRCITELLEDNLQCPGSVAQAEILLSTREAEILRWIADGKCSRSISEILSLSEHTVNYHVKSIQRKFGSSNRVLTAAYAAALGVI; this is encoded by the coding sequence AATGAGGCAGAATTCTGATTTCATGACATGGTGGGTCGATGTCAATTTGCGCTTTGCTAGTTGTGGTTCGGCTGATGAGCTGTTTCGGCAGATTGAAAATGAAATCTATGGGCTGGGGTTCGACTGTTTTGCCTATGGCTATCGTCGCCCGGTGCCCTTCAATCAGGGGGAAGCGCATCTCGTCGGTACCTATCCTGAAGAATGGCTCAAGCGCTACAACGAAAAGGGCTATGGGGCTACCGATCTTTCTGTCATCAAGGCTCGGAGCCAAGGGCTTGTGGTCTGGCAAGACCATGGTGAATTGCTGGACTCCAGGTTGTTCTGTGAGGCGCGTGAATGGAACCTGAACATTGGCGCAACCTTTGTGGCCAGAGGCAGAAACCAGACGTTGCACATGCTCGGTATTTCCAGAAGTGATGAGCCTATTGGCGCTGATGAAGTCCTGCTGCTCAAACTCAAGCTTCGATGTATCACAGAACTTCTTGAAGATAATCTGCAGTGCCCTGGCAGCGTTGCCCAGGCAGAGATTCTATTGAGCACCCGCGAAGCTGAAATATTACGGTGGATTGCTGATGGTAAGTGCTCAAGAAGTATTTCTGAAATATTGAGTCTTTCAGAACATACGGTCAATTATCATGTTAAGAGCATTCAGCGAAAGTTTGGTTCCAGCAATAGGGTGTTGACAGCGGCTTATGCGGCGGCCCTCGGTGTTATTTGA
- a CDS encoding N5-glutamine methyltransferase family protein, with protein MIHPPIEHEQATALDSLTRAGVWDPAGDLKAIAGKHFPPGAEPDRQRLSMFRLDVAERCARTPLGHILGYADFADLRFVLGSGVFIPRLQSMAIVRWIEQNLALDSRSTVYDLCSGVGAIGLALGTRTGASVVCVENDALAQAYLRRNIHRLCPGRHDVILYESDITRLDRFEQARCSVDVVVSNPPYVPAGTELLPEWGVHHPSEAIYANDQGIGLIEASARLASFILKPDGTVLIEHGEAQGDKVRSMLGRHGFGSIRTFVDGRFGDSTGPAVVTVGSKL; from the coding sequence ATGATTCATCCACCGATAGAACATGAGCAGGCCACGGCCTTGGATAGCCTGACGAGAGCAGGCGTATGGGATCCGGCGGGTGACCTCAAGGCTATCGCAGGCAAGCATTTCCCTCCGGGAGCCGAGCCCGATCGCCAAAGGCTGTCGATGTTTCGCCTGGATGTGGCCGAACGCTGTGCCCGGACGCCGCTGGGGCATATCTTGGGGTACGCGGATTTTGCCGACCTGCGTTTTGTCTTAGGGAGCGGTGTGTTCATCCCTCGTTTGCAGAGCATGGCGATTGTGCGTTGGATCGAGCAGAACCTGGCGCTGGACAGTCGTTCGACGGTGTACGACTTGTGTTCGGGAGTAGGTGCCATCGGCCTAGCGCTAGGGACAAGAACGGGAGCCAGTGTGGTTTGCGTCGAGAACGATGCGCTCGCACAAGCCTATCTCAGGCGCAACATCCATCGACTCTGTCCAGGGCGTCATGACGTGATCCTGTACGAGTCTGATATCACCCGGCTCGACCGTTTCGAACAGGCTCGTTGCAGTGTCGACGTAGTCGTGTCCAATCCTCCGTATGTTCCTGCGGGGACCGAGCTTCTGCCTGAATGGGGTGTGCACCATCCGTCTGAAGCCATTTACGCGAATGATCAGGGAATCGGACTGATCGAAGCCTCTGCGCGGCTGGCCAGTTTCATTCTCAAACCGGATGGCACCGTCTTGATCGAGCATGGCGAGGCCCAGGGGGATAAGGTCAGGTCGATGCTCGGACGGCATGGCTTCGGTTCGATTCGGACTTTTGTTGATGGACGCTTCGGCGATTCGACGGGACCTGCCGTCGTCACTGTAGGGAGCAAATTATGA
- the pabB gene encoding aminodeoxychorismate synthase component I, protein MRTLIVDNFDSFTNNIAQYVFEACGEQPCIVPNSTAFEQLDLDGYDAVILSPGPGHPARSADFGVCREVLEYARIPVLGVCLGHQGINCFFGGTVEHAPEPVHGYRTRISHSGTGLFSGIPQAFEVVRYHSLVCTQVPPCLEVTARSDCGLIMGLAHRERAIWGVQFHPESIDSDYGLLVIRNFVRLVDETRLRQGGQHKADPVIQALQTAGGLIDLSLDFELVKESAGPSQMFKTHFAGKSAAFWLDSELSDRPQARYSVMGACDRESALVFRYDVNRRLLSIEGPAGQSCIEGDFFELMASIVDQLGGGRQHEAPFPFGAGLVGYLGYELKALTGTGIRNVHISELPDALFYMPQNMLVFDHRTECTYLCHLWGERLVLKPVDDVEPLRYQPFAPGPVAESALQLADCSQTYMKKINACLQQIVNGESYEICLTNRASLECREDPLSSYLRMRSISPVPYGAYIYTEEFSILSASPETFLSIDGRGRIASRPIKGTRPRGKSHELDDQLKRELANSAKDRAENLMIVDLVRHDLNSICVPGSVKVPKAFDIESYSSVHQLVSTIEGQLRSGVNAFAAIKACFPGGSMTGAPKVRTMEIIDKLESSARGVYSGAMGWIGFDGYTDLSIVIRTTVIKDGRACFGIGGAIVADSDPSEEMHETLVKASVPFHSIKAGEMAVE, encoded by the coding sequence ATGCGTACCCTGATTGTCGATAACTTTGACTCGTTCACCAACAACATTGCCCAGTACGTATTCGAGGCATGTGGCGAGCAGCCATGCATAGTGCCCAATTCCACTGCTTTCGAGCAGCTCGATCTCGATGGTTATGATGCCGTCATTCTGTCTCCTGGCCCCGGGCATCCTGCACGCAGTGCCGATTTTGGCGTGTGCCGAGAGGTACTGGAGTATGCGCGGATTCCGGTATTGGGTGTTTGCCTGGGGCACCAGGGAATCAACTGCTTTTTTGGAGGAACGGTCGAGCACGCACCGGAGCCCGTACATGGCTACCGAACCCGTATCAGTCATTCGGGTACTGGCCTTTTCTCCGGGATACCCCAGGCATTCGAGGTCGTCCGTTATCACTCCCTCGTGTGTACACAAGTACCTCCCTGCCTGGAGGTCACGGCGCGTTCCGACTGCGGCCTGATCATGGGGCTGGCTCATCGTGAACGGGCGATCTGGGGCGTGCAATTCCACCCGGAGTCCATCGACTCGGATTATGGCCTGCTGGTCATCCGCAACTTCGTTCGTCTTGTCGACGAAACACGTTTGCGTCAGGGCGGGCAGCACAAGGCAGACCCTGTGATACAGGCATTGCAAACGGCAGGTGGCTTGATTGACCTGTCGCTCGATTTCGAACTCGTTAAAGAGAGCGCCGGGCCCTCGCAGATGTTCAAGACCCATTTCGCAGGAAAGTCGGCAGCGTTCTGGCTCGATAGTGAATTGTCGGACCGACCGCAAGCCAGGTATTCGGTGATGGGGGCCTGTGATCGTGAGTCCGCGCTGGTATTTCGGTATGACGTCAATCGCCGGTTGCTGTCGATCGAGGGCCCCGCGGGGCAGTCCTGTATCGAAGGGGATTTCTTCGAGTTGATGGCCAGCATTGTCGATCAGCTTGGCGGCGGGCGTCAGCATGAGGCACCGTTTCCCTTCGGGGCCGGGCTGGTTGGCTACTTGGGTTATGAGCTCAAGGCACTGACCGGTACCGGCATACGGAACGTGCACATATCCGAATTGCCTGATGCGCTGTTCTACATGCCTCAGAACATGCTGGTCTTCGATCATCGGACCGAATGCACTTACCTTTGCCACCTTTGGGGCGAGCGTCTTGTATTGAAACCGGTGGATGATGTTGAGCCGTTGCGCTATCAGCCATTCGCGCCAGGTCCTGTGGCCGAGTCGGCGCTGCAATTGGCCGACTGCTCACAGACCTACATGAAGAAGATCAATGCTTGTCTGCAGCAGATTGTTAATGGCGAATCATATGAAATCTGCCTGACCAACCGTGCGAGCCTCGAATGCAGGGAGGATCCGCTCAGCAGCTATCTCCGTATGCGTAGCATCAGCCCAGTACCCTATGGCGCCTATATTTACACCGAAGAGTTCTCCATCCTTAGTGCCTCGCCCGAAACGTTTCTGTCAATTGATGGTAGGGGGCGCATTGCCTCCAGGCCTATCAAGGGCACGCGCCCGCGCGGGAAGAGTCATGAGCTGGACGACCAACTCAAGCGTGAACTGGCCAACTCGGCCAAGGATCGTGCTGAGAACCTCATGATTGTCGACCTCGTACGCCATGACCTGAATAGCATCTGCGTACCGGGTTCGGTGAAGGTGCCGAAAGCGTTCGATATCGAAAGTTACTCTTCGGTACACCAATTGGTCTCGACCATCGAAGGACAGTTGCGTTCAGGGGTCAACGCTTTCGCTGCGATCAAGGCCTGTTTCCCTGGCGGATCTATGACCGGAGCGCCCAAGGTGCGCACCATGGAAATCATCGACAAGCTGGAGTCTTCAGCGCGTGGTGTGTACTCCGGAGCCATGGGCTGGATCGGATTCGATGGTTACACCGACCTCAGCATTGTCATCAGGACGACGGTGATCAAGGACGGCAGGGCCTGTTTCGGCATAGGTGGTGCAATCGTGGCTGATTCGGATCCGTCGGAAGAAATGCACGAAACGCTGGTTAAGGCCAGCGTGCCGTTTCATAGCATCAAGGCGGGGGAGATGGCCGTTGAATAA
- a CDS encoding MFS transporter — MQGAASQLVSIIKDRSKGAALLVIMLPVLLVTIDNTILSFALPRIVTALGPSASEQLWMIDAYSLVLAGLLVTMGSTGDRVGHRRMLCLGCSGFAAVSVLVVFSQQAWHLIAGRVLLGCFGAMILPATLALIRTAFDDREERRLAVAVWATCLTIGSALGPLLGGLLLQYYDWQSVFLVALPFLLPVLLLASSITESSRLPGVPTDYLSILLSLGAMSGVMLALKHLATVGADTQALLWAVAGLLLMVAFVRRQLVLEQPLLDLKLFAWPVFSVSITVNLVSLGMLVGFIFFATQLLQLVFGMSPLTASLVLIPGQVLAIIAGMAIVPVAQRVPPNLIISGCLLVAAAAFTVMALLPATMLTVCTAFVLLNVSVAAITSVSNDLVLCSVPADRAGSASSVSETAYEVGVVLGTTLIGGAVAALYRLSLVLPEGVSEDVVSAVETLGGAYAISQTQPDAAAAGVLEAVNSAFLESVAISSALVAGAIVLFAPLTYRYLRR; from the coding sequence ATGCAGGGAGCAGCAAGTCAACTCGTTTCCATCATCAAGGATCGCTCAAAAGGGGCGGCCTTGCTCGTTATCATGCTGCCCGTTTTGTTGGTGACCATTGATAACACCATTCTCAGCTTCGCTCTACCCCGTATCGTGACGGCTCTGGGCCCCTCGGCCTCCGAACAGTTGTGGATGATCGATGCCTATTCCCTGGTGCTGGCCGGATTACTGGTGACCATGGGCAGCACGGGCGATCGTGTCGGGCATCGTCGGATGCTGTGCCTGGGCTGCAGCGGCTTCGCCGCCGTTTCCGTGTTGGTGGTCTTTTCCCAGCAGGCCTGGCACCTGATTGCCGGGCGTGTGCTGCTGGGCTGCTTCGGGGCGATGATCCTGCCGGCAACCCTGGCTCTCATTCGCACTGCTTTCGACGATCGTGAAGAGCGTCGCCTGGCTGTGGCGGTCTGGGCAACCTGTCTGACTATCGGTTCGGCATTGGGGCCGCTGCTGGGCGGCTTGTTGCTACAGTATTACGATTGGCAATCGGTATTCTTGGTGGCCTTGCCCTTTCTGTTGCCTGTACTGTTGCTGGCGTCGTCGATCACCGAATCGTCACGGCTGCCAGGTGTACCGACCGACTATCTGAGCATTCTGCTGAGCCTGGGGGCAATGTCCGGCGTCATGCTGGCACTCAAGCATCTGGCGACCGTCGGTGCTGATACCCAGGCACTGCTTTGGGCGGTGGCCGGTTTATTGCTGATGGTTGCCTTCGTGCGTCGCCAGTTGGTGCTGGAGCAGCCGCTGCTGGATCTCAAACTGTTCGCCTGGCCCGTGTTCAGTGTATCGATCACGGTCAATCTGGTGAGCCTGGGAATGTTGGTCGGTTTCATTTTCTTCGCCACCCAGTTGCTGCAGTTGGTATTTGGAATGTCGCCGCTGACGGCAAGCCTGGTCCTCATACCCGGTCAGGTGCTGGCGATTATCGCAGGCATGGCCATTGTGCCGGTTGCGCAACGTGTCCCGCCTAACCTAATCATCAGCGGCTGCTTGCTGGTTGCGGCGGCGGCTTTCACGGTGATGGCGCTGCTTCCGGCCACTATGCTGACGGTTTGCACGGCGTTCGTATTGCTGAATGTCAGCGTGGCGGCCATCACGAGTGTTTCCAACGACCTGGTGCTGTGCTCGGTGCCAGCCGATAGGGCAGGCAGTGCGTCGTCAGTCAGTGAAACGGCCTATGAGGTTGGCGTGGTGTTGGGGACCACCTTGATTGGAGGGGCGGTGGCGGCGCTGTATCGATTGTCGTTGGTCCTGCCGGAAGGTGTGTCCGAAGACGTCGTGAGTGCGGTGGAGACGCTGGGCGGTGCGTATGCGATCAGCCAAACGCAGCCTGATGCTGCGGCAGCGGGGGTGCTGGAGGCGGTCAATAGCGCATTCCTGGAGAGTGTGGCTATTTCCAGTGCTCTGGTGGCGGGAGCCATCGTGTTGTTTGCACCGCTGACTTATCGTTATCTGCGCAGATAG